One Halolamina litorea genomic window carries:
- the priS gene encoding DNA primase catalytic subunit PriS, with the protein MEDRTRNYLKGRFGDYYADADLAVPPEPDAREWGHIPYTESAGTTMVRHRSLLDMGGDAQSIREFLGREAPRHAYFSAARYDDPGESTMAEKGWLGADLVFDLDADHLPGVDEEAASYAEMLEACKDALKRLLDLLREDFGFAEEELLIVFSGGRGYHVHVRNDALLGLDSEARREIVDYVRAVDLDRDGLIRTVSYGGTTRRELKTRGGWGRRVHRRLVEFLADLREMDREEALEELTAFDGIGDGRAGTILDAAERNPGAIREGNVEAGGPGLRKLVEALTAQVISTETAPIDEPVTTDVRRLIRIPGTLHGGTGFVVKPIAADELADFDPLTDAVADRFRDQRIMVNVTEPGPLDVGAETTISAGPQSVEEYVGVFLMARGRAEKAPE; encoded by the coding sequence ATGGAGGACCGCACGCGCAACTACCTCAAGGGTCGCTTCGGCGACTACTACGCCGACGCCGACCTCGCGGTGCCGCCCGAACCCGACGCCCGCGAGTGGGGGCACATCCCCTACACCGAGAGCGCCGGGACGACGATGGTCCGGCACCGCTCGCTGCTCGACATGGGTGGCGACGCCCAGTCGATCCGGGAGTTCCTCGGCCGGGAAGCGCCCCGCCACGCCTACTTCTCGGCGGCGCGCTACGACGACCCGGGCGAGTCGACGATGGCCGAGAAGGGGTGGCTCGGCGCTGACCTCGTGTTCGACCTCGACGCCGACCACCTCCCCGGCGTCGACGAGGAGGCAGCAAGCTACGCCGAGATGCTCGAAGCCTGTAAGGACGCGCTGAAACGGCTGCTCGACCTGCTCCGGGAGGACTTCGGCTTCGCCGAAGAGGAACTGTTGATCGTCTTCTCGGGCGGCCGGGGCTACCACGTGCACGTCCGAAACGACGCGCTGCTCGGCCTCGACAGCGAGGCCCGCCGCGAAATCGTCGACTACGTCCGCGCCGTGGACCTCGACCGCGACGGCTTGATCCGGACGGTCTCCTACGGCGGTACGACCCGCCGCGAACTCAAGACCCGCGGCGGCTGGGGCCGGCGCGTCCACCGACGACTCGTGGAGTTCCTCGCCGACCTCCGGGAGATGGACCGCGAAGAGGCGTTGGAGGAACTCACCGCGTTCGACGGCATCGGCGACGGCCGCGCGGGGACGATCCTCGACGCTGCCGAGCGCAACCCCGGCGCGATCCGGGAGGGCAACGTCGAGGCCGGCGGCCCCGGCCTCCGAAAACTCGTCGAGGCGCTGACCGCGCAAGTGATCAGCACCGAGACGGCGCCAATCGACGAGCCGGTCACCACCGACGTTCGCCGGCTGATCCGGATCCCGGGCACGCTCCACGGCGGCACCGGGTTCGTCGTGAAACCGATCGCCGCCGACGAACTGGCCGACTTCGACCCGTTGACCGACGCCGTCGCCGACCGCTTCCGCGACCAGCGGATCATGGTGAACGTCACTGAGCCCGGGCCGCTCGACGTGGGCGCCGAAACGACTATATCGGCAGGTCCGCAATCGGTGGAAGAGTACGTCGGCGTGTTCCTCATGGCTCGGGGACGCGCCGAGAAGGCACCAGAGTAA
- a CDS encoding multidrug transporter, translating into MPGRSSDSPVSFAVGLAVAAIALVGTTLFGWEFGVPNGPVPVVIGVACAVAAVVLWRR; encoded by the coding sequence ATGCCCGGACGATCCAGCGACTCTCCGGTTTCGTTCGCAGTAGGCCTGGCCGTCGCCGCCATCGCGCTCGTCGGGACGACGCTGTTCGGTTGGGAGTTCGGCGTGCCCAACGGGCCGGTTCCCGTCGTGATCGGCGTCGCCTGTGCGGTCGCCGCAGTCGTTCTCTGGCGTCGATAA
- a CDS encoding 50S ribosomal protein L1 — MADSIEDAVSRALEDAPARNFTETVDLAINLRDIDLNDPSNRVDESVVLPSGTGQETRIVVFATGETAVRAEEVADAVLSPDELEELGDDDDEAKDLADDTDFFIAEAAMMQDIGRYLGTVLGPRGKMPTPLQPDDDVVETIERMKNTVQIRSGDRRTFHTRVGAQDMTPDEVSDNIDVIIRRLEADLEKGPLNIDSIFVKTTMGPAVEVPA, encoded by the coding sequence ATGGCAGATTCAATAGAGGACGCAGTATCCCGCGCACTCGAGGACGCCCCGGCTCGGAACTTCACCGAGACGGTCGACCTCGCGATCAATCTGCGCGACATCGACCTGAACGACCCGTCGAACCGGGTCGACGAGAGCGTGGTGCTCCCGTCAGGTACAGGACAGGAGACACGTATCGTCGTCTTCGCGACCGGCGAGACCGCAGTCCGTGCGGAAGAGGTCGCAGACGCCGTGCTGAGTCCCGACGAGCTCGAAGAGCTCGGGGACGACGACGACGAGGCCAAAGACCTCGCCGACGATACGGACTTCTTCATCGCGGAAGCCGCGATGATGCAAGACATCGGCCGCTACCTCGGGACCGTTCTCGGTCCGCGAGGGAAGATGCCGACCCCCCTTCAGCCCGACGACGACGTGGTTGAAACGATCGAACGGATGAAGAACACCGTTCAGATCCGGTCCGGCGACCGCCGGACGTTCCACACGCGCGTCGGCGCTCAGGACATGACTCCCGACGAGGTGTCGGACAACATCGACGTCATCATCCGACGGCTCGAAGCCGACCTCGAAAAGGGTCCCCTCAACATCGACTCCATCTTCGTGAAGACGACGATGGGGCCGGCCGTGGAGGTGCCCGCATGA
- a CDS encoding 50S ribosomal protein L10 — protein MSQAEDVRKTETVPEWKQAEVDDLVDFLERYDAVGIVGVTGIPSRQLQSMRRGLHGTAEVRMSRNTLMARAVEQVDEGIEQLADEIAGEVAFVGTNDNPFGLYKELEASKTPAPIGAGEVAPNDIVIPEGDTGIDPGPFVGELQTVGASARIMEGSIKVTEDSKVLEAGETVDQDLADVLSEMGIEPKEVGLDLRAVFADGVLFEPDELAIDVDEYRADVQAAASAARNLSVNAAYPTAQTVGTMLGKAAGEAKSVGLEAAIVNEELAPDLIGKADAQMRALAAQIDDEEALPEELQGVEAPAPAETADEDEQDDETTDAEDADESEPEDDSDDDEDAGGEGLGAMFG, from the coding sequence ATGAGCCAAGCCGAGGACGTCCGGAAGACCGAGACGGTCCCGGAGTGGAAGCAGGCGGAGGTCGACGATCTCGTCGACTTCCTCGAGCGCTACGACGCGGTCGGGATCGTCGGTGTCACCGGCATCCCGTCGCGCCAGCTCCAGAGCATGCGTCGCGGCCTCCACGGCACCGCCGAGGTGCGCATGAGCCGCAACACGCTGATGGCTCGCGCCGTCGAGCAGGTCGACGAGGGCATCGAACAGCTCGCCGACGAGATCGCCGGCGAGGTCGCCTTCGTCGGGACGAACGACAACCCGTTCGGCCTGTACAAGGAACTGGAAGCCTCGAAGACCCCGGCGCCCATCGGCGCCGGCGAGGTCGCCCCCAACGACATCGTCATCCCCGAGGGTGACACCGGGATCGACCCCGGTCCGTTCGTGGGCGAACTCCAGACGGTCGGTGCCTCCGCACGCATCATGGAGGGGTCGATCAAGGTCACCGAGGACTCGAAGGTGCTCGAAGCCGGCGAGACCGTCGACCAGGACCTGGCCGACGTGCTCTCCGAGATGGGTATCGAGCCCAAGGAGGTCGGTCTCGACCTGCGTGCCGTCTTCGCCGACGGCGTGCTGTTCGAGCCCGACGAGCTCGCCATCGACGTCGACGAGTACCGCGCCGACGTGCAGGCTGCCGCTTCGGCTGCCCGCAATCTGTCGGTCAACGCCGCCTACCCGACTGCCCAGACCGTGGGCACCATGCTCGGGAAGGCCGCCGGCGAGGCCAAGTCCGTCGGCCTCGAAGCGGCGATCGTCAACGAGGAGCTCGCACCCGACCTGATCGGCAAGGCCGACGCACAGATGCGTGCGCTTGCCGCCCAGATCGACGACGAGGAGGCGCTCCCGGAGGAGCTGCAGGGCGTCGAAGCCCCAGCCCCCGCCGAGACCGCCGACGAGGACGAACAGGACGACGAAACAACTGATGCCGAGGACGCAGACGAGTCCGAGCCGGAGGACGACTCCGACGACGACGAGGACGCGGGCGGTGAAGGTCTCGGCGCGATGTTCGGGTAA
- a CDS encoding DUF420 domain-containing protein, whose protein sequence is MNVRATVRDHTLGVAAALSTVSLALVFAAALRVVPAEAIPRAPTAVVDAIPHVNALVSAVALVCVILGVREIRSGNVQRHRKLMGTAFGLFTVFLVGYLYRVALVGPTAFSASPAVETAYTAILGVHITLAVVCVPLLFYTLLLAWSHPVSEIPRTNHRRVGRVAAPLWAISFALGVVVYLMVYVVG, encoded by the coding sequence ATGAACGTTCGCGCCACCGTCCGCGACCACACGCTCGGGGTCGCGGCGGCGCTCTCTACGGTCTCGCTCGCGCTGGTGTTCGCCGCCGCGCTCCGGGTCGTCCCCGCCGAGGCGATCCCGCGCGCGCCGACGGCCGTCGTCGACGCCATCCCGCACGTGAACGCGCTCGTCAGTGCCGTCGCGCTCGTCTGCGTGATCCTCGGCGTCCGCGAGATCCGTTCGGGCAACGTCCAACGGCACCGGAAACTGATGGGGACGGCCTTCGGCCTGTTCACCGTCTTCCTCGTGGGCTACCTCTACCGCGTCGCGCTCGTCGGGCCGACGGCGTTCTCCGCCTCGCCGGCAGTCGAGACGGCTTACACGGCGATCCTCGGGGTCCACATCACGCTCGCGGTGGTCTGTGTGCCGCTGCTGTTCTACACGCTGTTGCTCGCGTGGAGCCACCCGGTGAGCGAGATCCCGCGGACGAACCACCGGCGCGTCGGCCGCGTGGCGGCGCCGCTCTGGGCGATCTCGTTCGCACTCGGCGTCGTGGTCTACCTGATGGTGTACGTCGTCGGCTGA
- the purF gene encoding amidophosphoribosyltransferase, which yields MRDKCGVVGISLEDRGAARPCYYGLYALQHRGQESAGIVTHDGFQQHDHVEMGLVGEAFTEDDLDGLQGENGVGHVRYPTAGSVDKACAQPFTVSFRSGSLALSHNGNLVNADEIREELAGEGHAFTSDGDTEVIAHDLARNLLDADLVRAVKRTMDRIHGSYALTVMHDETVLGIRDPQGNRPLCLGKLDDGYVLASESAAIDTLGGELIRDVKPGELVLLEPDGSGYDSYQLVEADNTAHCFFEHIYFARPDSVIDEALVYDTRRDLGARLWAESGVESDVVMPVPDSGRAFATGYAEAAADELGDSAPEFAEGLMKNRYVGRTFIMPTQDQREQAVRLKLNPIRSTVEGKSVTLIDDSIVRGTTSTQLVDLLYEAGADEVHLRIGAPQILAPCYMGIDMASRDELIAAGQETEEIREAVGADSLSYLSVDGVADVLGESRADLCLGCVTGEYPYDIDGETTDRDVTRPEIGDPAVADD from the coding sequence ATGCGCGATAAGTGTGGGGTCGTCGGCATCTCGCTCGAGGACCGCGGGGCCGCTCGCCCCTGTTACTACGGCCTCTATGCGCTCCAGCATCGCGGTCAGGAGTCGGCGGGCATCGTCACCCACGACGGGTTCCAGCAGCACGACCACGTCGAGATGGGGCTGGTCGGCGAGGCGTTCACCGAGGACGACCTCGACGGACTGCAGGGCGAGAACGGCGTCGGGCACGTCCGCTACCCCACCGCGGGTAGCGTCGACAAGGCCTGTGCCCAACCGTTCACGGTCTCGTTCCGCTCGGGGTCGCTCGCGCTGAGTCACAACGGGAACCTCGTCAACGCCGACGAGATCCGCGAAGAACTGGCCGGCGAGGGCCACGCGTTCACCTCCGACGGCGATACCGAAGTGATCGCCCACGACCTCGCCCGGAACCTCCTCGACGCCGACCTGGTCCGCGCGGTCAAGCGCACGATGGACCGCATCCACGGCTCCTACGCGCTGACGGTGATGCACGACGAGACCGTCCTCGGGATCCGGGACCCCCAGGGCAACCGGCCGCTCTGTCTCGGAAAGCTCGACGACGGCTACGTGCTCGCCTCCGAGTCGGCGGCCATCGACACCCTCGGGGGGGAGCTGATCCGGGACGTGAAGCCGGGTGAACTGGTCCTGCTCGAACCGGACGGCTCGGGCTACGACAGCTACCAACTGGTCGAGGCGGACAACACCGCCCACTGCTTCTTCGAGCACATCTACTTCGCGCGGCCGGACTCGGTCATCGACGAGGCACTCGTCTACGACACTCGCCGGGACCTCGGCGCGCGCCTCTGGGCGGAATCGGGCGTCGAGAGCGACGTGGTGATGCCCGTGCCCGACTCGGGTCGGGCGTTCGCCACGGGCTACGCCGAGGCCGCCGCGGACGAACTCGGCGACTCGGCGCCGGAGTTCGCGGAGGGGCTAATGAAGAACCGCTACGTCGGCCGGACGTTCATCATGCCCACGCAGGACCAGCGTGAGCAGGCGGTCCGCCTGAAGCTGAACCCCATCCGCTCGACGGTCGAGGGGAAGTCGGTGACGCTGATCGACGACAGCATCGTCCGGGGCACCACCTCGACGCAGTTGGTCGACCTGCTCTACGAGGCCGGTGCGGACGAAGTCCACCTCCGTATCGGCGCGCCACAGATCCTCGCGCCCTGCTACATGGGGATCGACATGGCCTCCAGAGACGAACTCATCGCTGCCGGGCAGGAGACCGAGGAGATCCGCGAGGCCGTCGGCGCCGACTCCCTGTCGTACCTGAGCGTCGACGGCGTCGCCGACGTGCTCGGGGAATCGCGGGCTGACCTCTGTCTGGGCTGTGTGACCGGGGAGTACCCCTACGACATCGACGGTGAGACGACCGACCGGGACGTGACCCGACCGGAGATCGGGGACCCCGCGGTCGCCGACGACTGA
- the rpl12p gene encoding 50S ribosomal protein P1 translates to MEYVYAALTLNESGEEINEENITAVLEAAGVDVEESRVKALVAALEDVDIEDAIETAAAAPAAPAAGGAAGGADESEEADEAEEEEAEAEEEEEDEDEGDGGEGLGELFG, encoded by the coding sequence ATGGAATACGTCTACGCTGCACTCACGCTGAACGAATCGGGCGAGGAGATCAACGAGGAGAACATCACGGCCGTGCTCGAAGCCGCGGGCGTCGATGTCGAGGAGTCGCGCGTCAAGGCCCTCGTGGCTGCCCTCGAGGACGTCGACATCGAGGACGCCATCGAGACGGCCGCTGCCGCACCCGCCGCACCTGCAGCCGGCGGTGCCGCCGGTGGCGCCGACGAGAGCGAGGAAGCGGACGAGGCCGAAGAGGAAGAGGCCGAGGCCGAGGAAGAGGAAGAAGACGAGGACGAAGGCGACGGCGGCGAGGGTCTCGGCGAGCTGTTCGGTTAA